The Deltaproteobacteria bacterium DNA segment GAACATTTTTTCGAGTTCCTCGTTTGGTCCGCGCCAAGTGACATTCATCAACGAGCGGCTGCCATCGACTGCGTAGGGTGTCCAAAAATCTGTACCATCGAGTGCACCATACAGGTGAGCAGCTTTCTCGTCATTTCGAGCGGCCATCTCTGTTACACCGCCGTTGTCTTGAATCCAGGCGAGAACACGTTCAAGCGCGAAGATGCCAAAGGTGTTGGGTGTGTTAAAAAGAGACTCTTTGTCTACCATCAGGCCGTAGTCCAGCATGGCGGGAAGCCCGCCTGGTCGGCTTTGGCCCACAGTGCGGCTGCGCTCAACGGCCCAAGGTGAAAGAATAACAACAGTGACTCCACTTGGTCCTAGATTTTTCTGAGCGCCAGCGTAAATCACTGCGTGCTTTGAAACATCGACTGGCCGACTGCAGATATCGCTGGACATATCAGCAACCAGAGGCGTGTTGCCGGCATCTGGAGTGTATGCGAACTGTGTTCCGAAGATGGTATTGTTGGTTGTGTAATGAAGGTACGCTGCATTATCACTTAGAGAGTAATCGTCTTGTTTTGGGACATGGTTGAATACGCCGTCTTCCGTGGTCCAGATGCTCTCGGAGGCTGAGCAACGCTTCGCCTCTTTAAGAGATTTTTGACTCCATGCACCCGTGAGAATGTAGTCCCCGCGGTCGTCTGCACCCAATAGGTTCAGAGCGCTCATATAAAACTGTAAGCTTGCGCCACCTTGTAGAAATAAGACCGAGTAGTCTTTTGGCACATTGAGAATTGCGCGCAGCCGGCTCTCGGCCGATTTCGCCACGTTGTCAAATTGCTTACTGCGGTGGGAGATTTCCATCAATCCCGCTTCGGTATCTTCAAACTCGGTCAGTACACCTTGAAGCGACTCGAGGACAGGAAGGGGAAGGGCGGCAGGGCCTGCGGAAAAGTTATGCGCGCGGGTCATGAGTTCTCCAAATTCACAAGTGACGTGCTGAACACGTCGGGGTTTGAATCAATAGTCGATAATGAGGCAGCACTGGGTGGATCGGCCAATTGGATACGGGCACAAGCAGCCGCGCCTTTAAAAATAATGTTTTCCATTTGCTGAACGTTGATACCTTCTTCTTTAAGTTGATTCAGAAGGTTGGCCAAAACGCCGACTTTATCCACGTGACGGACGATGAGTGCGTGAGTTGCTGGAGTTGATTCTGCGATGTTTACGCAGTTGGGTACCCAGCCCTCTTCTCGGAAAATGCGAATGATGCGAAATACCTCGTCGCC contains these protein-coding regions:
- the serC gene encoding 3-phosphoserine/phosphohydroxythreonine transaminase is translated as MTRAHNFSAGPAALPLPVLESLQGVLTEFEDTEAGLMEISHRSKQFDNVAKSAESRLRAILNVPKDYSVLFLQGGASLQFYMSALNLLGADDRGDYILTGAWSQKSLKEAKRCSASESIWTTEDGVFNHVPKQDDYSLSDNAAYLHYTTNNTIFGTQFAYTPDAGNTPLVADMSSDICSRPVDVSKHAVIYAGAQKNLGPSGVTVVILSPWAVERSRTVGQSRPGGLPAMLDYGLMVDKESLFNTPNTFGIFALERVLAWIQDNGGVTEMAARNDEKAAHLYGALDGTDFWTPYAVDGSRSLMNVTWRGPNEELEKMFIAQADAAGLKALKGHRSVGGIRASTYNACTMESVEALVSFMKDFEAKNG